From a single Streptomyces sp. NBC_01264 genomic region:
- a CDS encoding aminotransferase class III-fold pyridoxal phosphate-dependent enzyme has product MTTRISPLDESSVLGRGLTLQSADNATLLLRDAEGDTASYTDLMSAYGAVNFGHLNPLITPCLDLTADMAAGVYPPEAAEFAEWLTDRLGLPGHQVLFQIGGSFAVSSALAIAQRVRPGKVLTLEGAFHGLGLDALAATSTHRELALQNTAFTAAVDPLVTRLRPGAEFGAWEDVSCFVFEPVQGANGYLPIDPEWLTATVAAARRAGVVVVADEIQAGYYRHGHLSPTRALGIDADIHLFSKSMTNGIYPLSAVVYPKAFDASAGTALALAHTFQTGVLGFRAAAAVAEWIDRSPLDDLVGEVSEALELCAKRLGDIPAVHDVQITGPTLSFGHARAKEVVRGCVRRRVLPFTGGAAGDRIRVAPPLTIPREQLAEALDVLVHEAQQAV; this is encoded by the coding sequence ATGACCACCCGGATCAGCCCGCTCGACGAGTCCTCCGTGCTGGGCCGCGGGCTCACCCTCCAGAGCGCCGACAACGCCACGCTCCTCCTGCGCGACGCCGAGGGCGACACCGCTTCGTACACCGACTTGATGAGCGCGTACGGCGCGGTGAACTTCGGCCACCTCAACCCCCTCATCACTCCCTGCCTCGACCTCACCGCGGACATGGCCGCCGGCGTGTACCCGCCGGAGGCCGCGGAGTTCGCCGAATGGCTCACGGACCGCCTGGGCCTTCCCGGCCATCAGGTCCTCTTCCAGATCGGCGGCAGCTTCGCCGTGTCCAGCGCGCTTGCCATCGCCCAGCGGGTCCGGCCGGGCAAGGTGCTCACCCTGGAAGGCGCCTTCCACGGCCTGGGGCTCGACGCCCTCGCCGCGACCAGCACGCACCGCGAACTGGCCCTGCAGAACACCGCCTTCACGGCGGCGGTCGACCCGCTCGTGACGCGTCTGAGGCCGGGCGCGGAGTTCGGTGCGTGGGAGGACGTCTCCTGCTTCGTCTTCGAGCCGGTTCAGGGCGCCAACGGCTACCTGCCGATCGACCCCGAGTGGCTCACGGCGACCGTCGCGGCGGCGCGGCGGGCCGGGGTCGTCGTCGTGGCGGACGAGATCCAGGCCGGCTACTACCGGCACGGCCACCTCAGCCCCACCCGGGCCCTGGGGATCGACGCCGACATCCACCTGTTCAGCAAGTCCATGACCAACGGCATCTACCCGCTGTCCGCCGTCGTGTACCCGAAGGCGTTCGACGCGAGCGCGGGCACCGCCCTCGCACTCGCCCACACCTTCCAGACCGGCGTGCTCGGCTTCCGCGCGGCGGCGGCCGTCGCCGAATGGATCGACCGAAGCCCCCTGGACGACCTGGTCGGCGAGGTGAGCGAGGCACTGGAACTGTGTGCCAAGCGCCTCGGGGACATCCCGGCCGTCCACGACGTCCAGATCACGGGCCCCACCCTGTCGTTCGGCCACGCCCGCGCCAAGGAGGTCGTGCGCGGCTGCGTACGCCGCCGCGTCCTGCCCTTCACCGGGGGAGCGGCGGGCGACCGGATCCGGGTGGCACCCCCGCTGACCATCCCGCGCGAGCAGCTGGCCGAGGCGCTCGACGTACTCGTACACGAGGCGCAGCAGGCCGTCTGA